Proteins encoded together in one Camelina sativa cultivar DH55 chromosome 9, Cs, whole genome shotgun sequence window:
- the LOC104711786 gene encoding probable sucrose-phosphatase 3b isoform X1 has translation MLGIGQSNIVPMERLISHPPLMIVSDLDHTMVDHQDHENLSLLRFNSLWEDAYRRDSLLVFSTARSPILYKELRKEKPLLTPDIIITSIGTEIAFGNSMVPDHAWVETLNSDKWNREIVLEETKKFPELTLQPKTEQRLHKVSFYIDEGKGEALTKELSQLLEKRGLDVKIIYSWGKNVDVIPRGAGKGEALEYLLKKLQTEGIFPVNTLACGDSEHDAELFSIPDVHGVMVSNSQEELLKWRSENALNNPKVIHSTERCADGIIQAIGHFKLGPNLSPRDVSEFLKLKRDVGNPGQEVVRFYLFYERLRRGEIKNYETYVSSFKESCHQSAVFVHPSGAEKSLRDTIDELQKCYGDKRGKKFWVWVDQVLVMDNTPEKCIVKFAKWEQCEDERKCCTTTVEFTSKGGDLVWEKVKQIWSEDSEVKDDDNSRWIL, from the exons ATGCTTGGAATTG GACAGAGTAATATAGTACCTATGGAGCGTTTGATTTCTCATCCACCTCTCATGATTGTCTCAGACCTTGATCATACCATG GTTGATCATCAAGATCATGAGAACCTCTCTCTTCTCAGGTTCAATTCATTGTGGGAAGATGCTTATCGCCGTGACTCTCTTTTAGTATTCTCAACAGCAAGATCACCAATTCTTTACAAAgaattgagaaaagagaaacctTTGTTGACCCCTGATATCATCATTACATCAATAGGAACCGAGATAGCGTTTGGTAACTCCATGGTTCCTGACCACGCTTGGGTTGAAACTTTGAACAGTGATAAATGGAACAGGGAAATAGTCTTGGAAGAAACTAAAAAGTTCCCTGAGTTAACTCTTCAGCCAAAAACTGAGCAGAGGCTACACAAGGTCAGCTTTTACATTGATGAAGGTAAAGGTGAGGCATTGACCAAGGAACTATCACAATTGCTGGAGAAACGTGGC TTGGATGTTAAGATAATTTACAGTTGGGGAAAGAACGTGGATGTTATACCGCGAGGTGCAGGTAAAGGAGAAGCTCTCGAGTATCTGCTCAAGAAGCTGCAGACTGAAGGAATATTCCCGGTTAATACTCTTGCTTGTGGTGACTCTGAACACGATGCTGAACTATTTAGCATTCCTGATGTTCACGGTGTCATG GTGAGTAATTCACAAGAAGAGCTATTGAAGTGGCGTTCTGAAAATGCTTTGAACAATCCAAAGGTTATACATTCGACAGAGAGGTGTGCGGATGGGATTATTCAAGCCATTGGTCATTTTAAGCTTGGTCCAAATCTTTCTCCAAGAGATGTTTCTGAATTCTTGAAACTTAAGAGGGATGTTGGGAATCCTGGTCAAGAGGTTGTGAGGTTTTACTTGTTCTACGAGAGATTGAGACGCGGTGAGATCAAGAACTATGAGACTTACGTATCCAGCTTCAAAGAGTCATGT CACCAAAGTGCTGTCTTTGTACATCCATCAGGTGCTGAGAAATCTCTGAGAGACACCATTGATGAGCTACAGAAGTGTTATGGTGACAAAAGAGGGAAGAAATTTTGGGTTTGGGTAGATCAGGTTCTGGTAATGGACAACACTCCTGAGAAATGTATAGTGAAGTTTGCTAAGTGGGAACAATGTG AGGATGAACGTAAATGCTGCACAACAACTGTTGAATTCACTTCAAAG GGAGGAGATTTAGTGTGGGAGAAGGTGAAGCAGATATGGTCAGAGGACTCAGAGGTGAAGGATGATGATAACAGTCGTTGGATTCTCTGA
- the LOC104711786 gene encoding probable sucrose-phosphatase 3b isoform X2 — protein sequence MERLISHPPLMIVSDLDHTMVDHQDHENLSLLRFNSLWEDAYRRDSLLVFSTARSPILYKELRKEKPLLTPDIIITSIGTEIAFGNSMVPDHAWVETLNSDKWNREIVLEETKKFPELTLQPKTEQRLHKVSFYIDEGKGEALTKELSQLLEKRGLDVKIIYSWGKNVDVIPRGAGKGEALEYLLKKLQTEGIFPVNTLACGDSEHDAELFSIPDVHGVMVSNSQEELLKWRSENALNNPKVIHSTERCADGIIQAIGHFKLGPNLSPRDVSEFLKLKRDVGNPGQEVVRFYLFYERLRRGEIKNYETYVSSFKESCHQSAVFVHPSGAEKSLRDTIDELQKCYGDKRGKKFWVWVDQVLVMDNTPEKCIVKFAKWEQCEDERKCCTTTVEFTSKGGDLVWEKVKQIWSEDSEVKDDDNSRWIL from the exons ATGGAGCGTTTGATTTCTCATCCACCTCTCATGATTGTCTCAGACCTTGATCATACCATG GTTGATCATCAAGATCATGAGAACCTCTCTCTTCTCAGGTTCAATTCATTGTGGGAAGATGCTTATCGCCGTGACTCTCTTTTAGTATTCTCAACAGCAAGATCACCAATTCTTTACAAAgaattgagaaaagagaaacctTTGTTGACCCCTGATATCATCATTACATCAATAGGAACCGAGATAGCGTTTGGTAACTCCATGGTTCCTGACCACGCTTGGGTTGAAACTTTGAACAGTGATAAATGGAACAGGGAAATAGTCTTGGAAGAAACTAAAAAGTTCCCTGAGTTAACTCTTCAGCCAAAAACTGAGCAGAGGCTACACAAGGTCAGCTTTTACATTGATGAAGGTAAAGGTGAGGCATTGACCAAGGAACTATCACAATTGCTGGAGAAACGTGGC TTGGATGTTAAGATAATTTACAGTTGGGGAAAGAACGTGGATGTTATACCGCGAGGTGCAGGTAAAGGAGAAGCTCTCGAGTATCTGCTCAAGAAGCTGCAGACTGAAGGAATATTCCCGGTTAATACTCTTGCTTGTGGTGACTCTGAACACGATGCTGAACTATTTAGCATTCCTGATGTTCACGGTGTCATG GTGAGTAATTCACAAGAAGAGCTATTGAAGTGGCGTTCTGAAAATGCTTTGAACAATCCAAAGGTTATACATTCGACAGAGAGGTGTGCGGATGGGATTATTCAAGCCATTGGTCATTTTAAGCTTGGTCCAAATCTTTCTCCAAGAGATGTTTCTGAATTCTTGAAACTTAAGAGGGATGTTGGGAATCCTGGTCAAGAGGTTGTGAGGTTTTACTTGTTCTACGAGAGATTGAGACGCGGTGAGATCAAGAACTATGAGACTTACGTATCCAGCTTCAAAGAGTCATGT CACCAAAGTGCTGTCTTTGTACATCCATCAGGTGCTGAGAAATCTCTGAGAGACACCATTGATGAGCTACAGAAGTGTTATGGTGACAAAAGAGGGAAGAAATTTTGGGTTTGGGTAGATCAGGTTCTGGTAATGGACAACACTCCTGAGAAATGTATAGTGAAGTTTGCTAAGTGGGAACAATGTG AGGATGAACGTAAATGCTGCACAACAACTGTTGAATTCACTTCAAAG GGAGGAGATTTAGTGTGGGAGAAGGTGAAGCAGATATGGTCAGAGGACTCAGAGGTGAAGGATGATGATAACAGTCGTTGGATTCTCTGA
- the LOC104711787 gene encoding G patch domain and ankyrin repeat-containing protein 1 homolog, protein MGESSGSSNSSAAIDSSNIGFQLLKKHGWKEGTGLGIAEQGILVPIQAEPKHNKQGLGSKKPAKRKAAAQPRVTDSEEVSKTTNKKLSKKLRKTIEHEKLLAEKEFERAFRMEFWPDNV, encoded by the coding sequence ATGGGCGAGTCCTCTGGATCAAGCAATTCATCGGCTGCTATCGATTCTTCTAACATTGGTTTTCAGCTCCTAAAGAAGCATGGCTGGAAGGAAGGTACTGGTCTTGGAATCGCTGAACAAGGTATATTGGTGCCTATACAAGCAGAgccaaaacataacaaacaagGACTAGGATCTAAAAAACCAGCTAAGAGAAAAGCGGCGGCACAGCCTCGGGTTACAGATTCTGAAGAAGTATCAAAGACGACGAACAAGAAACTCTCTAAGAAATTGCGGAAGACGATCGAGCACGAAAAACTTTTAGCAGAAAAAGAATTTGAACGAGCCTTCCGCATGGAGTTCTGGCCTGATAATGTATAA
- the LOC109126181 gene encoding uncharacterized protein LOC109126181, with translation MSMESSLGFMAVFAISGSVVFLASQFHKRLLSDYMDKFDFEIRSKKNVVMKKKVRFAADVVEPSGNNKEYRRRHSSKSKSSNSKLAATI, from the exons ATGTCTATGGAGAGTTCATTAGGTTTCATGGCGGTATTCGCCATCTCGGGAAGCGTTGTCTTCTTAGCGAGTCAATTTCACAAGCGTCTTCTCTCCGATTACATGGATAAGTTCGATTTCGAAATCC GATCGAAGAAAAAtgtggtgatgaagaagaaggtgagattCGCGGCGGATGTGGTTGAGCCTTCGGGGAATAACAAAGAGTATCGCCGTAGACACTCTTCCAAATCCAAATCGTCCAATTCCAAGTTGGCGGCAACTATTTGA
- the LOC104711789 gene encoding fasciclin-like arabinogalactan protein 15 isoform X2 gives MEGLFFLLLITFSITTTALPEKPVSGQINSNSVLVALLDSHYTELAELVEKALLLQTLEEAVGQHNITIFAPRNDALEKNLDPEFKSFLLQPKNLKSLQSLLMFHILPKRITSPHQFSSAVVSHRTLSNDHLYFTNGKVNSAVITKPDDLTRPDGVIHGIERLLIPRSVQEDFNRRRSLRSIAAVLPEGAPEVDPRTHRLKKKPVPVPAGAPPVLPIYDAMSPGPSLAPAPAPGPGGPRHHFDGEAQVKDFIHTLLHYGGYNEMADILVNLTSLATEMGRLVSEGYVLTVLAPNDEAMAKLTTDQLSEPGASEQIVYYHIIPEYQTEESMYNSVRRFGKVRYDSLRFPHKVEAQEADGSVKFGHGDGSAYLFDPDIYTDGRISVQGIDGVLFPEEKTPVEKKTAAPVVKKTTKPRRGKLMEVACTMLGSQFPTCQ, from the exons ATGGAAggtctcttcttcctcctcctcatcactTTCTCCATTACCACCACCGCATTACCCGAGAAACCCGTGTCGGGTCAAATAAACTCAAACTCGGTACTCGTAGCTCTTCTTGACTCACACTACACAGAACTAGCAGAGCTCGTGGAGAAAGCTCTTCTCCTTCAAACCTTAGAAGAAGCCGTTGGTCAACACAACATCACAATCTTTGCTCCTCGCAACGATGCCTTGGAGAAGAATCTTGATCCTGAATTCAAATCTTTCTTGCTCCAACCAAAGAACCTCAAATCTTTACAATCTTTATTAATGTTTCACATTCTTCCCAAAAGAATCACTTCTCCTCATCAGTTCTCTTCCGCCGTCGTCAGCCACCGTACTCTCTCCAACGACCACCTCTACTTCACCAACGGAAAAGTCAACTCCGCTGTGATTACCAAACCCGACGATTTAACCCGACCCGACGGAGTCATCCACGGAATCGAGCGTCTTTTAATCCCACGTTCTGTTCAAGAAGATTTCAACCGCCGTCGTAGTCTCCGTTCTATCGCCGCCGTGTTACCGGAAGGAGCACCTGAGGTTGACCCGAGAACTCACCGTCTCAAGAAAAAACCCGTTCCAGTTCCGGCCGGAGCTCCACCGGTTCTCCCGATTTACGATGCAATGTCACCCGGTCCGTCGCTAGCTCCGGCTCCGGCACCAGGACCCGGTGGACCTCGTCACCATTTCG ACGGAGAGGCTCAAGTTAAAGATTTCATCCACACGCTTCTTCATTACGGTGGCTACAATGAAATGGCTGACATTCTCGTCAACCTCACTTCTTTAGCCACCGAGATGGGTCGGCTCGTGTCCGAAGGTTACGTTTTGACCGTTTTAGCTCCGAACGACGAAGCTATGGCTAAGTTGACCACAGACCAATTAAGCGAACCGGGAGCTTCAGAGCAAATTGTGTATTACCACATCATACCGGAATACCAAACCGAAGAGAGTATGTATAATTCAGTACGCCGGTTTGGGAAAGTCCGGTACGATTCACTCCGGTTTCCTCATAAAGTAGAGGCTCAGGAGGCAGATGGTTCGGTTAAGTTCGGTCACGGTGACGGTTCGGCTTATTTGTTCGATCCTGATATTTATACCGACGGTCGGATTTCGGTTCAGGGGATTGACGGCGTTTTGTTCCCAGAAGAAAAAACACCGGTCGAGAAGAAAACCGCCGCTCCGGTTGTCAAGAAAACAACTAAACCAAGAAGag GTAAATTGATGGAAGTAGCATGTACAATGCTGGGATCACAATTTCCCACATGTCAATGA
- the LOC104711789 gene encoding fasciclin-like arabinogalactan protein 15 isoform X1, which translates to MEGLFFLLLITFSITTTALPEKPVSGQINSNSVLVALLDSHYTELAELVEKALLLQTLEEAVGQHNITIFAPRNDALEKNLDPEFKSFLLQPKNLKSLQSLLMFHILPKRITSPHQFSSAVVSHRTLSNDHLYFTNGKVNSAVITKPDDLTRPDGVIHGIERLLIPRSVQEDFNRRRSLRSIAAVLPEGAPEVDPRTHRLKKKPVPVPAGAPPVLPVYDAMSPGPSLAPAPAPGPGGPRHHFNGEAQVKDFIHTLLHYGGYNEMADILVNLTSLATEMGRLVSEGYVLTVLAPNDEAMAKLTTDQLSEPGASEQIVYYHIIPEYQTEESMYNSVRRFGKVRYDSLRFPHKVEAQEADGSVKFGHGDGSAYLFDPDIYTDGRISVQGIDGVLFPEEKTPVEKKTAAPVVKKTTKPRRGKLMEVACTMLGSQFPTCQ; encoded by the exons ATGGAAggtctcttcttcctcctcctcatcactTTCTCCATTACCACCACCGCATTACCCGAGAAACCCGTGTCGGGTCAAATAAACTCAAACTCGGTACTCGTAGCTCTTCTTGACTCACACTACACAGAACTAGCAGAGCTCGTGGAGAAAGCTCTTCTCCTTCAAACCTTAGAAGAAGCCGTTGGTCAACACAACATCACAATCTTTGCTCCTCGCAACGATGCCTTGGAGAAGAATCTTGATCCTGAATTCAAATCTTTCTTGCTCCAACCAAAGAACCTCAAATCTTTACAATCTTTATTAATGTTTCACATTCTTCCCAAAAGAATCACTTCTCCTCATCAGTTCTCTTCCGCCGTCGTCAGCCACCGTACTCTCTCCAACGACCACCTCTACTTCACCAACGGAAAAGTCAACTCCGCTGTGATTACCAAACCCGACGATTTAACCCGACCCGACGGAGTCATCCACGGAATCGAGCGTCTTTTAATCCCACGTTCTGTTCAAGAAGATTTCAACCGCCGTCGTAGTCTCCGTTCTATCGCCGCCGTGTTACCGGAAGGAGCACCTGAGGTTGACCCGAGAACTCACCGTCTCAAAAAAAAACCCGTTCCAGTTCCGGCTGGAGCTCCACCGGTTCTTCCGGTTTACGACGCAATGTCACCCGGTCCGTCGCTAGCTCCGGCTCCGGCACCAGGACCCGGTGGACCTCGCCACCATTTCAACGGAGAGGCTCAAGTTAAAGATTTCATCCACACGCTTCTTCATTACGGTGGCTACAATGAAATGGCTGACATTCTCGTCAACCTCACTTCTTTAGCCACCGAGATGGGTCGGCTCGTGTCCGAAGGTTACGTTTTGACCGTTTTAGCTCCGAACGACGAAGCTATGGCTAAGTTGACCACAGACCAATTAAGCGAACCGGGAGCTTCAGAGCAAATTGTGTATTACCACATCATACCGGAATACCAAACCGAAGAGAGTATGTATAATTCAGTACGCCGGTTTGGGAAAGTCCGGTACGATTCACTCCGGTTTCCTCATAAAGTAGAGGCTCAGGAGGCAGATGGTTCGGTTAAGTTCGGTCACGGTGACGGTTCGGCTTATTTGTTCGATCCTGATATTTATACCGACGGTCGGATTTCGGTTCAGGGGATTGACGGCGTTTTGTTCCCAGAAGAAAAAACACCGGTCGAGAAGAAAACCGCCGCTCCGGTTGTCAAGAAAACAACTAAACCAAGAAGag GTAAATTGATGGAAGTAGCATGTACAATGCTGGGATCACAATTTCCCACATGTCAATGA